One Bacteroidetes Order II. bacterium genomic region harbors:
- a CDS encoding 1-deoxy-D-xylulose-5-phosphate synthase, translated as MNERQTDHTLGPLLAQIDLPHILRELPVEKLPQVAKELREYIIDIISVHGGHFAASLGVVELTVALHYVYQTPKDQIVWDVGHQAYGHKILTGRRDVFHTNRKYQGVSGFPKRSESEYDTFGVGHASTSISAALGMAKARDIAETDQKVVAIIGDGSMTGGLAFEGLNNAGTAKSDLLVILNDNRMSIDPNVGALNEYLAEITAGKGWNTLRDEVWDFLEKMKGKGGGTMQRFIGRIENGMKAALTPGGLFEALGFRYFGPVDGHDVVQLAKILDDLKDLKGPILLHCMTVKGKGFAPAEQDQLKWHAQSSPFDKLTGESLVKPDPGQRKIPNWQDIFGDAILELAKEDPKVVGITAAMPSGTGLSKMMKQMPHRAFDVGIAEMHAVVEAAGMATQGLKPFVAIYSSFLQRAYDGIIHDVALQDLPVVFCIDRSGLVGADGATHHGALDISYLRCVQNMVVAAPMEAQDLRNLMFSASLHTKGPYAIRYPRGGTSDDGIGPFVEIPIGTGRKVADGTDVAILSYGAIGQSVSAARKHLQEAGIEAAHYDLRFVKPLDQVLLEEVFTTFDMVVTIEDGVIQGGAGSAVIEWMCDHGFKADVLRLGLPDTFVEHGTQNELYAEVGLDPKGISHQTLAFIRQHQSIRI; from the coding sequence ATGAACGAACGTCAAACTGACCATACTCTCGGCCCTCTACTTGCCCAAATTGATCTGCCGCATATCTTGCGGGAACTGCCCGTCGAAAAATTGCCCCAAGTGGCCAAAGAATTGCGGGAATACATTATAGACATTATTTCGGTACATGGGGGGCACTTCGCGGCCTCACTTGGCGTGGTGGAACTCACCGTCGCGCTTCATTATGTTTACCAGACACCTAAGGACCAGATTGTGTGGGATGTGGGACACCAAGCTTATGGACATAAAATCCTTACTGGTCGAAGAGATGTCTTTCATACCAACCGTAAATATCAAGGGGTTTCGGGCTTCCCCAAACGGTCCGAGTCGGAGTACGACACCTTTGGGGTAGGCCATGCCTCCACTTCCATTTCGGCTGCACTTGGCATGGCTAAAGCCCGCGATATTGCCGAGACAGACCAAAAGGTGGTGGCCATTATTGGTGACGGCTCGATGACAGGCGGTTTGGCATTTGAAGGATTGAATAATGCCGGAACAGCAAAATCGGACCTGCTCGTTATCTTGAACGACAACCGAATGTCTATAGACCCCAATGTGGGCGCTTTAAACGAATATTTAGCTGAGATTACTGCTGGAAAGGGCTGGAATACCCTCCGAGATGAAGTTTGGGACTTCCTCGAAAAAATGAAGGGTAAAGGAGGTGGCACCATGCAGCGCTTTATCGGGCGCATCGAAAATGGCATGAAAGCCGCCCTGACACCTGGAGGCCTTTTTGAAGCCCTTGGCTTCCGCTACTTTGGCCCAGTGGATGGTCACGACGTGGTCCAACTCGCTAAAATTTTAGACGATCTAAAAGACCTTAAAGGCCCTATCCTGCTCCACTGTATGACGGTTAAAGGTAAGGGTTTTGCTCCTGCCGAACAAGACCAACTGAAGTGGCACGCCCAAAGTTCGCCCTTCGACAAACTCACCGGCGAATCTTTGGTTAAACCCGATCCTGGCCAACGTAAGATACCCAACTGGCAAGATATTTTTGGGGATGCCATCCTTGAATTAGCCAAAGAAGACCCCAAAGTAGTAGGAATTACGGCGGCAATGCCCAGCGGAACAGGCCTGAGCAAAATGATGAAACAGATGCCACATCGGGCATTTGATGTCGGAATTGCGGAAATGCATGCCGTGGTCGAAGCAGCCGGAATGGCTACACAGGGCTTGAAACCGTTCGTGGCCATCTATTCCAGTTTTCTACAGCGTGCCTACGACGGAATCATCCATGACGTGGCCCTGCAAGATCTTCCGGTTGTCTTCTGTATAGACCGATCCGGGCTGGTGGGTGCAGACGGGGCCACACACCATGGCGCCTTGGATATTTCGTATTTGCGATGTGTGCAGAACATGGTGGTGGCGGCACCGATGGAGGCGCAAGACCTGCGTAATCTCATGTTCTCGGCCAGTTTACACACCAAAGGCCCCTATGCAATCCGATACCCCCGTGGTGGAACCTCCGACGATGGCATTGGTCCATTTGTAGAAATTCCCATTGGTACTGGACGCAAAGTGGCAGACGGCACTGATGTAGCCATTTTGAGTTATGGCGCTATCGGGCAATCCGTATCTGCCGCACGTAAACACTTGCAAGAGGCTGGTATTGAAGCTGCGCATTATGATTTACGGTTTGTGAAGCCTTTGGATCAGGTCTTATTGGAGGAGGTCTTTACAACATTTGATATGGTGGTTACTATAGAAGATGGGGTGATCCAAGGGGGCGCGGGAAGTGCTGTAATAGAATGGATGTGCGATCATGGTTTTAAAGCCGATGTTTTGCGGCTGGGTTTACCAGATACATTTGTAGAACATGGCACACAAAATGAACTTTATGCAGAAGTAGGACTTGATCCGAAAGGAATTTCCCACCAGACCTTAGCGTTTATTCGTCAACACCAATCCATAAGGATTTGA
- a CDS encoding sigma-70 family RNA polymerase sigma factor has translation MRVTKSYTEDPNYLELLRQKDERVLTQMVLEETPKLYRCIARLVRDPDEVQNLVQETFLQALRKVEKFRGESLLSTWLCAIGINLARVSLRRSSRTNVMDEADIEALQPRFDADGHTIAAYPLWHPEQGLMRKEQIRILHEAIERLPEDYRLAITLRDLEELPMEEVARMLEITEGNLRVRLHRARNALRNLLIHHDTNT, from the coding sequence TTGCGTGTAACAAAATCCTATACCGAAGACCCTAACTATCTCGAATTGCTTCGCCAGAAAGACGAAAGGGTACTAACACAAATGGTTCTGGAAGAAACGCCCAAGCTATATCGCTGTATTGCCCGCTTGGTACGAGACCCAGACGAGGTACAAAATTTGGTACAAGAAACATTCCTTCAAGCACTCCGAAAAGTAGAAAAATTCAGGGGCGAATCGCTGTTGTCCACTTGGCTTTGTGCAATTGGCATTAATTTGGCACGTGTAAGCCTCCGCAGATCCAGCCGTACCAACGTCATGGACGAGGCCGATATAGAGGCTCTCCAGCCCCGTTTTGATGCAGACGGACACACAATAGCGGCCTACCCTCTTTGGCATCCAGAGCAGGGGCTAATGCGAAAGGAGCAAATCCGTATTTTACACGAAGCCATAGAACGGCTACCAGAGGACTACCGTCTTGCCATCACCTTGCGCGACCTTGAAGAACTACCAATGGAGGAAGTGGCCCGGATGTTGGAAATCACGGAAGGAAACTTACGGGTTCGCTTGCACCGCGCCCGAAATGCCCTTCGCAACCTGCTAATCCATCATGATACAAACACTTAA
- a CDS encoding zf-HC2 domain-containing protein, translated as MIQTLKYWLGLNLSCKEAHQFLTDYIENALDEDLKWRFEQHMRICRNCRVYLAQYKAVVALLHDPSPPQPQPELVAHTLSFLKKELHKSAS; from the coding sequence ATGATACAAACACTTAAGTACTGGCTTGGCCTTAATCTGAGCTGTAAAGAAGCCCATCAATTTCTGACCGATTATATAGAAAACGCCCTTGATGAGGATTTGAAGTGGCGATTTGAACAACATATGCGTATATGTCGGAACTGTCGAGTATATCTGGCGCAATACAAAGCTGTCGTTGCGTTGCTGCACGACCCTTCGCCCCCACAACCACAGCCGGAGTTAGTGGCGCATACCCTCTCTTTTTTAAAAAAGGAACTTCACAAGTCGGCTTCCTGA
- a CDS encoding TonB-dependent receptor produces MSNPRLPFCLLILCFLCLGVEGIQAQDRVVVSGYISDADSGERLIGASVYVKALKIGTVSNRYGFFSLMVPKDSLILVISFVGYKSRFWAVKPSKDFQIAATLTPESASGSVEITTQRCSGVEATETSTIEIPIHQIKALPALMGETDVIKVLQLMPGVQSGSEGSTGLYVRGGGPDQNLILVDDTPVYNVSHLFGFFSVFNSDAIQSVTLSKGGFPARYGGRLSSVVDIALREGHLREWKTEGSLGIVAAKWAVQGPILRDKMSLFVSVRRTYIDALARPILRRLSADDADREVESGYYFYDLNAKWNWIPSSKDRLFMSWYSGKDAFHLDQKQLFNQRRNETRLQVGMDWGNVAASFRWNHLFNNRLFANTAISLSQYVLNAEYAESDYALQTPQNLNAYAAQYSSGIRDWRLKTDWDWSVHPRHAIRFGAVATRHRFVPAVAQVSIQEGTSSPFETEFKPQAEKIFSTETALFAEDDWQVSEKLRINGGVHMAGYWVDKQGFFSIQPRISARLKVGPYALKASFAQVQQPLHLLTTSSIGLPTDLWLPATEKVPPSEATQSAIGVVREWSGWEATIEAYYKPMKGIVEYKPGANFVNQPALDWQEKVASGNGLSRGIEFFLQKTSGRTMGWVGYSLARSTRTFKDLNEGKPFPYRYDRLHDVVLMLQHKLTAHIEFSGTWVYGTGNALTLAISQVAGANRPWESGTLYTYYGSRNGYRMSPYHRMDLGANFNKDLKIKGMGSLSRTISASFYNVYNRKNAFFIYEGEDPVTLRKSFRQASLFPIIPSIAYAFRF; encoded by the coding sequence ATGTCCAATCCACGTTTGCCTTTCTGTTTGTTGATCCTATGCTTCCTATGTCTTGGGGTAGAAGGAATACAGGCACAAGATCGGGTTGTGGTGAGTGGCTATATCTCTGACGCGGATTCCGGTGAGCGGCTGATAGGGGCAAGTGTTTACGTAAAGGCGCTGAAAATAGGAACGGTGAGCAATCGGTATGGTTTTTTTAGTTTGATGGTTCCGAAGGATTCGCTGATTTTAGTGATCAGTTTTGTAGGGTATAAAAGCCGGTTTTGGGCAGTTAAACCAAGTAAAGATTTCCAAATAGCGGCTACACTAACGCCAGAGTCGGCCTCTGGTAGTGTAGAAATCACGACACAACGCTGTTCTGGTGTGGAAGCCACCGAAACAAGCACTATCGAGATTCCGATACATCAAATTAAGGCTCTTCCGGCATTGATGGGCGAAACGGATGTTATCAAGGTGCTGCAACTGATGCCCGGCGTACAGTCTGGCTCCGAGGGCAGTACAGGGTTGTATGTGCGTGGCGGAGGGCCTGATCAGAACCTCATTCTGGTAGATGACACGCCAGTGTATAATGTTAGTCACTTATTTGGTTTTTTTTCGGTATTCAATTCCGACGCGATCCAATCAGTTACGCTTTCAAAAGGAGGATTTCCTGCAAGGTATGGCGGCCGTTTGTCATCGGTGGTAGATATTGCCCTTAGAGAAGGCCACCTGCGAGAGTGGAAAACGGAGGGTTCGCTGGGCATTGTCGCGGCAAAATGGGCGGTGCAAGGGCCTATTCTACGGGATAAAATGAGCCTTTTTGTTTCGGTGCGGCGCACCTATATAGACGCCTTGGCACGCCCAATACTTAGGAGACTATCCGCCGATGATGCTGATCGAGAGGTGGAAAGTGGTTATTATTTTTATGATCTGAATGCCAAGTGGAATTGGATTCCCTCGTCCAAAGACCGCTTATTTATGAGTTGGTATAGTGGGAAAGATGCCTTCCATCTCGATCAAAAACAACTGTTTAACCAACGAAGAAATGAAACTCGTCTGCAAGTAGGAATGGATTGGGGCAACGTGGCTGCCTCCTTCCGATGGAATCATCTTTTTAACAACAGATTGTTTGCCAATACAGCCATTTCGCTAAGCCAGTATGTACTAAATGCGGAATATGCCGAGTCGGACTACGCACTCCAGACGCCACAAAACCTTAATGCATACGCTGCGCAGTATTCTTCCGGTATTCGGGATTGGCGGCTTAAAACAGACTGGGATTGGTCGGTTCATCCGCGTCATGCCATTCGGTTTGGTGCAGTGGCTACCCGTCATCGCTTTGTTCCTGCCGTTGCCCAAGTTTCGATTCAGGAAGGGACCTCTTCTCCATTTGAAACGGAATTTAAACCACAGGCCGAAAAAATCTTTAGTACCGAAACCGCCCTTTTCGCAGAGGATGACTGGCAGGTCTCGGAAAAACTACGCATCAATGGCGGTGTGCATATGGCAGGATACTGGGTGGATAAGCAAGGCTTTTTTTCGATACAACCACGGATTTCGGCGCGGTTGAAGGTGGGACCATATGCCCTGAAGGCCTCCTTTGCACAGGTGCAACAGCCCCTGCATCTGCTTACAACCAGTAGTATTGGCTTGCCGACCGATTTGTGGCTTCCTGCAACAGAAAAGGTGCCGCCCTCCGAGGCCACACAATCCGCGATTGGCGTGGTCCGCGAGTGGAGCGGCTGGGAAGCAACAATCGAGGCGTATTATAAACCGATGAAAGGCATTGTGGAGTATAAGCCCGGTGCCAACTTCGTCAACCAACCCGCCTTAGATTGGCAGGAAAAAGTGGCATCCGGCAACGGACTTTCCCGTGGCATTGAGTTCTTTTTGCAAAAAACATCCGGGAGAACAATGGGTTGGGTAGGATATTCTTTGGCTCGTAGCACCAGAACGTTTAAAGACTTAAATGAGGGAAAGCCCTTCCCATACCGCTACGATCGCCTACATGATGTGGTTTTGATGCTACAACACAAGCTAACTGCTCATATTGAGTTTTCGGGTACTTGGGTTTATGGTACAGGGAATGCCCTTACACTAGCGATCTCTCAGGTAGCTGGCGCAAATAGGCCATGGGAGAGTGGTACGCTTTATACGTATTATGGTAGTAGAAATGGCTACCGGATGTCGCCCTATCACCGGATGGATTTGGGAGCGAATTTTAATAAAGATTTGAAAATAAAAGGTATGGGAAGCCTGTCGCGAACAATTTCTGCCAGCTTCTACAATGTATATAATCGAAAAAATGCCTTCTTTATCTATGAAGGGGAAGACCCCGTTACCCTCCGCAAATCCTTCCGACAGGCCAGTTTATTTCCGATCATTCCGTCTATTGCCTATGCTTTTAGGTTCTGA
- the aroA gene encoding 3-phosphoshikimate 1-carboxyvinyltransferase: protein MKLFPAHALKGEVWLPADKSVSQRAALFAALGEGVSTLHGYATAADPQSMLSCIRQLGIKVVHMPDGAIIVHGNGLSGLKKPEAPLDCGNSGTAMRFLAGVLAGQPFESVLVGDASLSRRPMARVANPLREMGAQIELTDGHAPIYIKGNPALRGIRYEMPVASAQVKSCVLLAGLFAEGQTEVVEKVPTRDHTERMLGIQNNHGVLRVQGGRPILAQTYHIPRDFSAAAFFMVAASIVPDSELRLPQVGLNPSRTGLLGVLRQMGADIVLENERETSGEPVADMRIRTAKLRGIALDGAVIANIIDEIPILAVAATQAEGITEIRGAEELRVKETDRIAAMVINLRKLGAVVEEWPDGMRITGGTKLNGTTVETFLDHRIAMSMGIAAFVADGPTEVLEAHHAAISFPDFWEQLAHIQK, encoded by the coding sequence ATGAAATTATTTCCTGCACATGCTTTAAAGGGGGAAGTCTGGCTACCCGCTGACAAGTCTGTTTCGCAGCGGGCAGCCCTTTTTGCAGCTCTTGGAGAAGGGGTTTCCACCCTCCACGGCTACGCCACCGCCGCAGATCCGCAGTCTATGCTCTCTTGTATCCGGCAATTGGGCATAAAAGTAGTGCACATGCCCGATGGAGCGATTATCGTACATGGCAATGGGCTGAGTGGGCTTAAAAAGCCGGAGGCCCCATTAGACTGCGGCAATTCCGGGACGGCCATGCGGTTTTTGGCGGGCGTTTTGGCAGGACAGCCATTCGAGTCGGTACTAGTAGGGGATGCGTCCCTGTCTCGCCGCCCGATGGCACGAGTTGCGAATCCATTGAGAGAAATGGGCGCACAAATTGAACTGACCGATGGCCATGCCCCGATTTATATCAAGGGAAATCCGGCATTGCGCGGTATTCGTTACGAAATGCCCGTGGCGTCGGCTCAGGTTAAGAGTTGTGTATTGTTAGCGGGATTATTTGCGGAGGGTCAGACGGAAGTGGTGGAAAAAGTGCCCACTCGTGATCACACCGAGCGTATGTTGGGAATCCAGAATAACCATGGGGTGCTGAGGGTGCAAGGTGGGCGGCCCATTCTGGCGCAGACATACCATATTCCCCGTGACTTCTCGGCGGCGGCCTTTTTCATGGTGGCTGCTTCTATTGTGCCCGATAGCGAGTTGCGCTTGCCACAAGTGGGGCTAAATCCGTCTAGAACCGGATTGTTGGGCGTTTTGCGACAAATGGGGGCGGATATTGTCTTGGAAAATGAGCGGGAAACAAGCGGTGAGCCTGTTGCCGATATGCGGATTCGCACGGCCAAACTGCGCGGAATTGCTCTTGATGGAGCCGTTATTGCCAATATAATAGATGAAATTCCCATCCTCGCTGTTGCTGCTACACAGGCCGAGGGCATCACCGAAATTCGCGGCGCCGAAGAATTACGGGTAAAAGAAACAGACCGGATTGCGGCCATGGTCATAAACCTTCGCAAATTGGGGGCCGTAGTAGAGGAATGGCCAGACGGGATGCGCATAACGGGTGGGACCAAACTGAACGGTACGACCGTGGAAACCTTTCTGGATCACCGTATTGCGATGAGCATGGGCATTGCCGCTTTCGTTGCGGATGGCCCTACCGAGGTTTTGGAAGCTCACCATGCTGCTATCTCGTTTCCCGATTTTTGGGAGCAACTTGCACATATACAAAAATAG
- a CDS encoding S8 family peptidase, translating into MKKYFHSLCLLVLFAGGMVQAQAPANWYNLDPETDKVPGVSTERMYQELLKGRTGKTVVVAVIDSGVDVSHEDLKSVLWVNTKEIPGNGKDDDENGYVDDVHGWSFLGGKDGRNVHHDTGEITRFVVALSGKCASADVATLQGKDKVDCERYAAAKSEINDKRTEAQSQLSQIEMTKTMVSNTMSTLKRLLGNTPPTPENVLALKPEAKDKQFVSIGQNIVENLAGAGKAYQTVDEMQAFIDADLQEGYDYFNERAHYFYNLEFDSRSIVGDDPNNLNERGYGNNDYQGPDAEHGTHVAGIIAADRANNLGIKGVADNVRIMVLRAVPNGDERDKDIANAIYYAVDNGASIINMSFGKDFSPQKEAVDKAIQYAESKDVLIVHAAGNDGVNIDETPNFPADWFGPDDSKDRSRRPKNMIEVGASNWEGGTNALASFSNFGKTEVDVFAPGVDIYATIPGSKYKEISGTSMAAPVTSGVAAVLRSYFPNLTAAQIKLLIMDTATKSKKMVIKPGTEDEMVTLSEISVTGGYVNAFEAVKKALSMEQGPKTKPAPKPKNKPLPKPKKPRG; encoded by the coding sequence ATGAAAAAATATTTCCACTCACTATGTTTGCTCGTTTTGTTTGCCGGAGGAATGGTTCAAGCCCAAGCACCAGCAAATTGGTACAATTTAGATCCTGAAACGGATAAAGTACCCGGCGTATCAACCGAGAGAATGTATCAAGAGTTACTCAAAGGCCGTACAGGTAAGACCGTTGTGGTTGCTGTGATAGACTCTGGCGTGGATGTAAGCCACGAGGATTTAAAGTCCGTGCTCTGGGTCAATACAAAAGAAATCCCCGGAAACGGTAAAGATGACGATGAAAATGGCTATGTGGATGACGTACATGGCTGGAGTTTTTTGGGCGGAAAAGACGGACGCAATGTGCATCACGACACAGGCGAAATAACCCGTTTTGTGGTTGCCCTAAGTGGTAAGTGTGCGAGTGCAGACGTAGCCACCCTTCAGGGGAAAGATAAGGTTGATTGTGAACGCTACGCCGCTGCCAAGTCCGAGATTAACGACAAACGTACCGAAGCACAAAGCCAACTTTCTCAGATTGAGATGACCAAGACCATGGTTTCTAACACCATGTCCACACTAAAACGCCTCTTGGGCAATACCCCCCCTACGCCCGAAAATGTCTTGGCCCTCAAACCGGAAGCAAAAGACAAACAATTTGTGAGTATCGGGCAGAACATCGTCGAGAATTTAGCGGGCGCAGGAAAAGCATATCAAACGGTTGACGAAATGCAAGCCTTTATTGATGCAGACCTTCAAGAGGGCTATGATTATTTTAATGAACGTGCCCATTACTTTTACAACTTAGAATTTGATTCTCGCAGCATTGTCGGAGACGACCCCAACAACCTGAATGAACGCGGTTATGGCAATAACGATTATCAAGGCCCAGATGCCGAACACGGTACGCACGTAGCTGGTATTATCGCTGCAGACCGTGCCAACAACCTCGGCATCAAAGGTGTAGCGGATAACGTCAGAATCATGGTTCTACGTGCCGTGCCCAATGGCGATGAGCGCGACAAAGACATTGCCAATGCCATTTATTATGCCGTGGATAATGGCGCCAGTATTATTAATATGAGTTTTGGAAAAGACTTTTCACCCCAAAAAGAAGCGGTGGATAAGGCCATCCAATACGCCGAATCCAAAGACGTACTGATTGTACATGCAGCGGGAAATGACGGTGTCAATATTGACGAAACCCCAAATTTTCCGGCTGATTGGTTTGGCCCGGACGATTCCAAAGACCGCTCCCGCCGTCCGAAGAATATGATCGAAGTGGGGGCCTCTAACTGGGAAGGTGGGACAAATGCCCTTGCTTCTTTCTCAAATTTTGGCAAAACAGAAGTGGATGTATTTGCACCGGGAGTGGACATCTATGCCACCATCCCCGGATCCAAATACAAAGAAATCAGTGGTACTTCTATGGCAGCTCCTGTTACTTCGGGCGTTGCTGCTGTATTACGCTCCTACTTCCCGAATCTTACGGCAGCACAAATAAAATTGCTCATCATGGATACTGCTACCAAGTCCAAAAAAATGGTTATTAAACCCGGAACCGAAGACGAGATGGTAACGCTTTCTGAAATTTCGGTAACAGGGGGCTATGTAAACGCGTTTGAAGCGGTCAAAAAAGCCCTCTCAATGGAACAAGGCCCTAAAACCAAACCAGCACCAAAGCCCAAGAACAAACCGTTGCCAAAGCCTAAAAAACCACGTGGCTAA